The following is a genomic window from Hymenobacter monticola.
AGGAATACAAGAAGGCCATTACCGAGTTTGAGCAGGCCTACCCGGCCGGCCAGCCCACCGATGAGGCCCTGTGCAACATCGGGGAGTGCTACGAGAAGCTGCGCGACTGGGAGCCCGCCCGCAAATACTACCGCCAGGCCCTCGAAATCAACCCTGAGATGGACGAGGCCTGGTTTGGGCAGGGCGTGCTGCTGCAGGAGCAGGGCCGCTGGTTCGAGGCCATTCACTACTTCCGCAAAGCCACCGAGCTGTATGGGGAGAGCGGCGAGTACTGGTCGGCGCTGGGCGCGGCCGAAAACCACGTGGGCAACGTGGTGAGCGCGCTCGAATCGTACGAGAAGGCCACCGAGGTGGCTCCCGACGACGTGCAGGGCTGGGTGAGCTGGAGCGCCATTCTCTACGAGCAGGGGCACTACTCCGAGGCGGTGGACCTGGTGCGCCACGCCGTGGAGCTGCACCCCATGGAGGCGCATTTCCACTACATGCTGTGCGCCTACCTGCTGGCCGATGGCCGCATGCGCGAAGCCTACAACACCCTGGAAACGGCGCTGACGCTCAACTACGAGCAGCACGTGCTGCTGTTCGACTACTTTCCGGAGCTGCGGGAGCAGCCGGGGCTGCGCAAATTGATTGAGCAGTTCCGGAAATAACATTTCCCTCGCTTAGACGCTACTTTTGTAACCGCCCGTTCGTGAGAACGGGCGGTTTTTTGTTGCCGGTCCCACCCGTTTCCGGCCGCTGTTTTCGCCTTAACTAACCTCTTTTACCCCCAATTGATGAATTACGACCTTTCTCAACTGCCCGAGCGCACGGCCAAGCCCCGCGAGCAGGGCTATACCATGGTGATGGACAAAGGCATGAGCCTGCGCGAAGTAGAAGACTTTCTGGAAGTGAGCGCCACCTATACCGACGTGGTGAAGCTGGGCTGGGCCACCTCCTACGTGGTGCCCAACCTCAAGCAGAAGCTCGAAATCTACCGCGCGGCCGGCATTCCGGTGTACTTCGGCGGCACGCTGTTCGAGGCCTTCATCATCCGCAACCAGTTCGATGATTACCGCCGCCTGCTCGATAACTTCGGCATGGAGTACGCCGAGGTATCGGACGGCAGCATCGACCTCGACCACGGCCGCAAGTGCGAGTACATCCGCGAGCTGAGCAAGAGCGTGCGCGTGCTGAGCGAAGTGGGTTCGAAGGATGCTGAGAAAATCATTCCGCCCTACAAGTGGATTTCGCAGATGGAAACCGAGCTCGAAGCCGGCGCCATCAAGGTGATTGGCGAGGCTCGCGAGGGCGGCAATGTGGGCCTGTTCCGCAGCACCGGCGAGGTGCGCTCGGGCCTGGTGGAGGAAATTCTGACCAAGATTCCGTCGGAGCGCATCCTCTGGGAAGCGCCCCAGAAGGCCCAGCAGGTGTGGTTCATCAAGCTGCTCGGCACCAACGTGAACCTGGGCAACATTGCCCCCAACGAAGTGGTGAGCCTCGAAACCATCCGCCTGGGTTTGCGCGGCGATACCTTCACCCACTTCCTCGACATGGACGCCGTGGACCCCATGTTTCACCCGGCAGCTAAGAGCACCAAGCCCGGCACCTCCATGCCCCGCGGCTAAGGCCGCGGGTACTCAGTCGGGCATCCGCTCCGCTGCAGTATAGCTAAACAGCAAAAAGGCCGGCCCCCTTGCGGGAGCCGGCCTTTTTCGTGCGGGTGGCGCAGGTTACTGCTTCACCACTTTCAAGTTCTGAACTGCGCCCGAGGGCAGCGTCACGCGCACCATGTAGATGCCGGACTTCAGCTCTTTCACGCCGCTCACCGGCATGTCGGACACGCCCTTGCTCAGCTCAATCGACTCTTCCCGTACCGTGCGGCCGGTCATGTCGGTGATGCGCAAACGGCCTTGGCCAGCTTCATCCGACTGCACGGCGAGGTGCAGTTCGTCGTTGGAGTCGTAGGGGTTCGGGTAGGCCACCAAGGTAGCGGCAACAGCCTTGCCATCGAAGTTGACAGTGCGGGGGCCGAAGTAAGCGTCCTTGCCGTCGAGGTCGAGCTGGTGCAAGCGGTAGTACACCGTCTTGGCGCTGTAAGTCGTCTTGTCTTCGTAGCTGTAGTTGGTCAGCTTCGTGGAGTTGGGAGCAGCGCTGGGCACGTAAGCCACGGTGCGGAACTCTTTGCCATCGGTCGAGGACTGCACCTCGTAGCCTTTGCTGTTCTCCTCGGTAGCGGTCTGCCAGGTCACCAGGGCGTTGTTGCCGAGGCGCTTGGCGTCGAACGCCGTGAGGCGCACCGGCAGCGGGTTGTTCTGGTCGCCGAGGGTGAAGGTAGCGAAGTTGGTTACGCCCGTCTTCGTTACGGTGTTGTTCGCCACATCCACCGCACCGTCGCGGCCAATAGCACCGAAAGTGTTACCCGAGTTCGTCGATAGGAAGATAATCAGGTTCGGCTCGGGAATGCTGCCGGTGCCGGGCGTGATGGTGTTGGGACCATTCAGGTTCCGGGTTTCAGCGTCGCGGTAACGGAAGACCATTTGAGCCACCAGGCCGCCGGTCGTGGTTTGCGGGTCGCTGGGGCGCACGCCGAAGATGCGGCGGATGCCGAATCGGCCGGCCACGGGCGAATAAGCTTCCACCGTGTTGCGGGTCACTTCTACGATGCCGGGGTTGTTAGTATTGGCAGCATCACCGAAGGTCAGCGTCATACCCATGTTGCCATAAGTCCGGGTTTCGCCCACCAGCACGCCTACGCGGCTCGTGCGCACAAAGCCGTACAGGAAGGATGCATCCGTTTCGCCGGTGAGCTGGGCACCGTTGTTCGAGTTAACCAAGCCACGGTCGGACAGAATCACCACGTTGGCACCGGGGTTGCTGATGTTGGTCGACAAAACACCCGCGTTGGCATTGGGAGCCGTGTAGGGGTTGGTGGCGGCCGGTTGGTCGCCGGTCGATACGCCGGTCAGGAAGTTGAGCGACTGCGAAATGTTCATAATGCCGCTCAGCGTCTTATTGCCACCACCGGAGATATCAACACGGATGAAGCTACCGTTTGAGATGGTCTGGTTGGTGCCGGCAAACTCCATGATGGTGCCTTCGCGCTGAATGAAGCTGTCCTGAATGTTGCTGAAGTCGCCGTACACCTGCAGCTGGCCTTGCTCGAGGCGGCAGATGGAACGCGAAGCCTGCGAGGTACCACCCAAAACCAGGTTGCGGGCGCGGGCCGGACCGGAGTTGGTGTTGTCGTAGAGCACCGCACCGGCGGCCGTTGTTTTACGCGAGTCGGAGTTGACGTTCGGATACGGAACGCTGTTGCCGACGCCCAGGTCACGCACCAGGGCATTGATACCAGCATTCGGCACACCGTTGCTCCAGTTGCGCACGTCAAACCAGTTGTCGTTGAAACCACCCGTCCAGATGGTGTTGGCGGCAAGCGTACCCGAAACGGTGAAGTTGGCCGTGTAATAGGTATTCGCCGTGGGCGGGTCGGTAATCGTGACGGTATTACCGGTAGCACTGTTAAAGCCGTTGGCCTGGTAATACACTTCCAGCACGTAGGTGCCAGCCTGGGTTACCGCAGGCGTTGCAATCAGGTTAGGCTGCGAAAGGCCGGTGCCGGCCTGACTGGGGTCGAGCACAAAGGTTTTGGTAGTCGAAGTAGAACTACCCGTTTCCGTAAGGGTAATGGGTTGGAAAGCACTGACAGCAGCGCCGTTCAACGGGCGGGTGCGGTAGTAGAGCACCACGCTGGCAATGTTAACCGGCCCAGCTTGCGTTACCGTTACCGAGGTACCGCTGAGCAGCAATTGTCCTGAGTTCACATCATAAGCACCACCCGTAGCCGAAGCGCTCAGGTTAGCACCCTGGAAAGGGTTCGGCGTGGGGGGGTTGATGTTATAGGTTTCGAAGGAATTGGTAGGATTGGGGTTTTGGCTAGTAGCCGGGGGAACACCGTTGGGGTCGAACGTGATGGTGTTGGCCGTAACCGTGGGAGGAGGCGTCGGAATACCAGTAACCGTAAAGTAAGCCGTGTAAGGAGTACCAGCAGGGTCAGAAACAGTCGAGCGCCCAAAGTTGGCCTTAAAGGTCACTTCTACGCCATAATCACCAGCACTAGTAACCGATGAGATTAAATCACGCAGGGCATTGGTTTCGCTGTAAACAGAACCACCTGTGGTAGTAGGCACCAAGTTAATGGTTTGCAGAGGACCTACGTTCGCAAAAGTAGTGTTGTTAAACACTTGATATTCAAGGCGCACACTAGTCGGGGCAGCAGCACCTGTTTGCGTCACGGTAACTTCCCCGCCATTGATGAGCAGTGCACCTGGCGTATTGATGTCGTAACTACCGAGTTGGGCGTTATTAAAGTTGGGAGAAACGCTTGAACTGCCACCATAAGGCGTATTGGTATTACCAGGCGTGGTTTTATCAATGAAGATGGTGCTGTTCGTCAAAGTACCTTGTGCCTGCACGTTCAGTGCCGAGCCCAAGCCGACAAAAATGGCGAAGAGAGGAAGCAGGAAGCTTAGGAAGCGCCGCTGTCGCAACAGCTTCTGAGTAAAGGTTAAAGTTTGCATTGGATTGGGAATTGGATGTTAAAGGGAGGGAAACGAAAATCTCGTGTTTCGTCACGAGGCGCGTATACGCAGGGGTCAAAAAAAGGTACAGTTGTTACCAAAAAGTCAAATATTTTGTTAAAATGTTTTAAATTAGCATTATGCTATATTGAGCAAAAGCAGTTCCAGCCAATTTCTTGGTAGCCGTACGAATCACCAGGCTGGGGCTAATGGATTACGCTGTAGGGAACAGAAGCCAGCGCCTTTTTCTCGGCGGGCAGTTCCACTCCCAGCAAATCATGCACGCTTACTCGAATCTTGTTGGAAAGTTGCGTGATGGGCAAGTCATTGCTGTCGTAACCAAAAGGATTTTCAATTTCGTTGCCAATCATCTCGAGGCCCAGCATGGCGTAGGCCCCAATCATGGTGATGGGCACCATCCACCAGCCGCACGAATCTACGAGCACCAACGGCATTATCATAATAAACACCGTAATATAGCATTTGATAAAAAAGCTATAGGAATAGGGAATGGGGGTGGCTTTGATGCGCTCGCAGGTGCCGTTCACGCTCATCATGCTCAGGTAGTGCTGCTTGATGTTGATGAGGTGAATGGGGTCAAAAATCTGAACCTGACGCAATTGCTCCACGCTCTCCATGAGCACGGCAATGATGGTAGAGGCCACGTTTTCGGCCTTTTGCAGGCGGTCGATGATGTCGGGCGTGGCCTCCATTTTGTCGAAGCGCACGCGGTTGCGCAGGCTGCCTTCGAGGGCGATGGGGAAGTTGGAGATGAGAGCCGCGAAGTAGCGGCGGCTCGATTTGGCCTCGCGCGGGAGCAGGGCGTTCATTTCCATGGCCAAGCCCCGGCACTGCGACACCAGCACGCCCCACACCTTGCGGCCTTCGTAGTACCGGTCGTAGGCCGTGTTGGTGCGGAACACCAGCAGCAAGCTGAGCAGAATGCCCAGAATGGACAGGTACTCGCGCCCGATGCGCACGTTCATCGTGTGGAAGTCGAGGCTTATCACGGCAATGGCCGAGCCATAGAGGCCCACCAGCGCCACGCGCTTCAGCAGCAAACGAATAACGGCGGAGGTGTGGAAGTGCTTCAAGGCCCGCCACCAATCGCCCCCTTGATAAACAATCATCGGTCGAGTAAAATATTAAGCCTGCAACGGCAAAGGATTGGCAGAGGTTGGGCGTTTTTTTTTGGTGCCACACTGCGGTGCTGCCTCCGAGCCGGCGGCTGCGGTGGCGGGCCAATCATACGGCGTGCCAACTTTTAAGCAGCGGGCACAAATCGGGGGCCTCAACGAGGAGGCTTTTCGCCAGTTCCAGGGCCAAACGGCCACCGGAGCTGGATTAAGCGGAAATTTGAAAGCTTAAAAAAATGATGACAAAATTACAACTTCGTTGCGCGCCAACCAACCGGCCTTGGCAGCCAAGGCCAACTATGCAAGTGCTGGAAGCATGAAGCCCAACGGCTAAAGGCTTAGGATAATTTTTAAAAAGAATGGAATACCCCCGCCAAATCGGGGGCTGAGGGCGGGCCGCTGCAGCTTTGGCGCCGGGACTTCGGCCCGCGACGGTTTTCTTTGTGGTTCACTTTACGCCCGGCATGGAAATTATTAAGCACTTCTTCGACTTATTGCTGCACCTCGACAAGACGCTGGTTAGCGTGGTGCATGAGTACGGCAGTCTCACCTACCTCATCCTGTTTCTCATCATCTTCACCGAAACCGGGGTGATTGTGATGCCTTTCCTGCCCGGCGACTCGCTGCTGTTTGTGGCCGGCACGCTGGCTGCCCAGCCCAACCCCGACACGGGCCACCCCCTGCTCAACATCTGGCTGCTGATTCCGCTGCTGATAGCGGCGGCCTTCATCGGCGATAACCTGAACTATGCCGTAGGCGACTACCTCGGGCCAAGGGTGTTTCGGGAAGACTTCAAGTTTTTGAACCGCAAGTACCTCGACCAGACCCAGGCTTTCTACGCCAAGCACGGCGGCAAAACCATCATTATGGCGCGCTTCGTGCCCATTGTGCGCACGTTTGCGCCGTTTGTGGCCGGCATTGGCACCATGACGTACCGCTATTTTGCTTCGTACAGCATTGCGGGAGCGGCGCTGTGGGTGATTTCGCTCACGCTGGCCGGCTACCTGTTCGGCAACATTCCGCTGGTTAAAAACAACTTCACGCTGGTTATCTACGGAATCATTCTGATTTCGGTGCTGCCGCCGCTGTGGTCGTTTGTGAAGAGCAAGCTGAGCCCCGCGCCCGAGGCTAATGCCCGTTAAGCTGCTGGCCTGCTTTTGGCCACGATAAATTGTCATTATTTAGCGAAACGCCCTCGGCTGACAGGTCGGGGGCGTTTTTTTGTGTTCTTTTGACGCCCCTCCCCTTCCACCCTCCCACCCAGCTCCATGCGCCAGTTCGGGCTTATCGGCCGCACCCTCCGCCATTCTTTTTCCCAGACGTATTTCACGCAAAAGTTTTACACCCTGGGCCTCGGCGACCACGAATATGAGCTGTTCGAGCTGGCCTCCGTTAACGAGCTGCCGGGCGTGCTGGCCACGCACCCCGACCTGGTGGGCCTTAACGTGACGGTACCTTATAAGGAGTCGGTGATGCTGTACCTGGACGAGCTGGCGCCTTCGGCCACCCGCGTGGGCGCCGTGAACGTGATAGAGCGCACGGCCGAGGGCCGCCTGCGCGGCCACAACACCGACCACGTGGGCTTCCGGGAGTCGTTGCGGCGGTTTTTTCCGGCCCAGCCGGAAGCGCGGGCGCTGGTGCTGGGCACGGGCGGCGCTTCCAAAGCGGTGGCCACGGCCTTGCAGGACCTGGGCATTGCGCACTGGACGGTGAGCCGCGACCCGCTGGCTCACGGCCTCACCTACGCCGACCTGACGCCGGAGCTGGTGGCGGCCCATCACCTCATCATCAATGCCACGCCGCTGGGCACCTTCCCGCACACCGACGAATGCCCGCCCCTGCCCTACGAGGCGCTAACGGAGCAGCACTACCTGCACGACCTGGTGTATAACCCCGCCGAAACATTGTTTATGCAGAAAGGCAAGGATGCCGGCGCACAGGTGAAGAACGGGTTTGAGATGCTGTGCTTGCAGGCGGAGGCGGCTTGGGAAATCTGGAACACTTCGCTTAATGAGGATTGAGAAAGTGAGAAATAAAACCCGTCTGTCATCCTGAGCGCAGCGAAGGACCTTATCACCGCTGAACGCCTAAGGTTCGAACGTGATAAGGTCCTTCGGTGCGCTCAGGATGACAGACGGGTTTCAGCTTGTGATAAGGTCGCCCTTATTGCTGGCCGCCCTGGCTTTCGCCGGCTTTGGTGTCGTCGTTGCGGATGCTGCGGCGCTGCTTGGGCGGGGCCGCCTCGATTTTGCCGAAGCGGTAGCTGAAGGCCAGGCGGATGCCGCGCAGGGCGATGTAGTTGTGCTGCTCCAGGGTGAATAAGGGTGTGCTGACGTTGGAGTTGAGGTCGCGCCGGTCGGTGAGGAAGTTATCGGCGTTGAGGGTGAGGTCGCCTTTCTCCTTCAGAACGGTTTTCTTGATGCCCACGGAATAGTAGTTCCAGGCAGCGGCGCGGCCCTGCAGCTGCACGCGCGACGAGCTGATGCCGCCGTAGAACTGCGCGCTCAGCGTTTTGGTGAATTTGTAGGTCGAATTGAGGTTGAAGTTGTACATCAGGCCCTCGTTGGTGGTGTTGAGGTAGCCCGAGCGCAGCACCACGTAGTTGAAGGAGGTGGAGCCGCTGACTTCCCACTTGGGCATGGGCTTGAAGGAGCCGAACACGCTGGCGCCGTAGGTGTGGTTGCGGGCCACGTTGGCGTAGGTGGTCAGAGTGGTTTCACCGGACCGACTCCGAATAGCCTCAATGGCGTTGTTGGTCTGGCGCGTGAAAAGCGAGAAATTCAGCACCGAGCCCTTCACGAAGGTGCTGTAGTTCAGCTCGTAGCTGTCGGTGAATTCCGGGTCGAGCGTGGGGTCGCCTTTGCTGATGTTGAATTTATCGACGCGGTTTTCGTAGGGGTTCAGGTAGTAGATGTTGGGGCGCTGAATGCGCTTGCTGTAGGCCAGGCGCAGGGTGTTGCCGGGCTTGCGGGTGTAGCTGACGCTGGCGTTGGGCAGCAGGCTGGTGTAGCCGCTGGTGAAGCGGGTGATGTCGTTTTGCTGGAAGCGGCCCACGATGTCGGTGCGCTCGAGGCGGGTGCCCACGCGGGAGTTCAGCTTTTTGCCCAGCGGGAAGCCGTAGGTGCCGTACACGGCGGCCACGTTCTGGTCGTAGTCGAACACGTTGGAGCGCTGCTGGTCTACCACAAACGGGGCGTCAGTACCGGTGGCGGTTTGAATCTGGTAGTCGCTCAGCACCCGACGCAGAATGGCCTTGCCGCCCACTTCCACGCTTTGCTTGTCGCCAATGGGGTGCGTGTAGTCGGTCTGGAGCGTGGTTTCGAGGTTGCGCGAGAGGTTGTCGCTGCTTTCGCGGTAATTGGGCAGGCCGGTAGCGGTGAACTGGTTTTCGTACTGGTTCAGCGCGTAGGGCTGCAGGTTGCGGTTGCGCGAGTGCTGAGCCAACAGGCTCCACTCGCGGCGCGGCTTGCCTTCGAAGGTGCGCGTGTAAGTGCCGTTCACGTCGTAGCTCGACGAGTTGAAGGTGTACTCGGTGGCGCGGGTGAACAGCTGGCTGGGCGAAGGGCCGGCGATGTTCACGAAGTTGTTGATTTGCTCGCTTTCGCTGTTGTTGCGGTTGAGGCTGCCGCTGAAGCCCACGGTGAGGCTGTGGTTTTTGGCGGGGTCGTAGTCGAGGCTCATGCGGCCGTAGGCGCCGCCGCCGAGGTTGTCGCCGCTGCCGTTCTGGCTCAGCCGCGAGATGACGTTGTCGGGCGAGCCGTTGAAGCTGGTGCGCTCCGAGGTGCTGGCGCTGGGGCTGTAGTAGAGGTAGCTGCTGAGGTTGGTATTCACGCCCACTTTGCCGCGGCGCACGTTGAGGCTGCCGCCAGCGTTGGAGCTGCGGTTGCCGGCGGCGGCGTTCACGCTGCCGTTCACGCCCTGCAGGTTGTTCTTTTTCAGAATGATGTTCACGATGCCGGCCGTGCCTTCGCCGTCGTACTTGGCGCCCGGCGTGGTGATGACTTCCACGGAGGCAATCTGGTCGGCGGGCAGCTGCTTGAGGGCGTCGGCCAGGTTGCCGGCCAGGATGCTGCTGGGCTTGTTGTTGATGAGCACCCGGATGTTGGAGGAACCGCGCAGCTGCACGTTGCCGTCGAGGTCCACGTTCAGCAGCGGCACTTTGCGCAGCACGTCGGCGGCCACGCCGCCCTTGTTGGTGAGGTCGCGGTCGGCGTTGTACACGATGCGGTCGGGCTTCACCTCCACGGTTTCCTTTTCGCCGGTCACGGTCACGTCGCCCAGCTGCTGAGCGCTGGCCGCGAGGCTGAGCGCGCCCAAGTCGGTAGTGCCACTGGTCACGGTCACCTCCCGCGTCAGGGCCGCGTAGCCCAGGAAGCTGAGCTGCAGGCGGTAGGTGCCCGGTGCCAGTCCGCGCAGGCTGAAGCGGCCCTTCTCGTCGGCCACGGTGCCGTCGATGGGCGTGTCGCCGGTGGGGGGCAGCAGGGCCACGGTGGCAAACTCGACGGGCTTTTTGGTGGCCCCGTCGAGCACGGTGCCGCTGAGGCGGCCGGTGCCTTTGGGCGCGTCGGGCAGTACCAGCGGCTTGGGCGCGGCGAGCTTAGGGGCCGTAGCGGCAGGTGCGGGGGCCGTAGCGGGGGTTTGGGCGTAGGCAGAGCTAGCGCAGGTCGCCAGCAGCGACAAGCCGAGTAGGGTGTGTTTCATTTGCAGAAAGAAGGTGCAGGCGAAGGATGCGGAAAGAAGGCAAGCGTTGCGGTGAGCAGTCAGAAAATCAATTGGTCACAGCAAGCATTATATCGACAAAGGTCCGTTTTTATTACACGGCCTCAAAGAAAATTCGCACTCTTGAAGCGGTTTTGGCATTGGGCCTACCCACACGGTGTAGGGGCGGGGCTAGCCCCCGCCCGTCGTTGAACAGAATCGTTGAGCCGGCGCACGCGTCCGGGCGGGGGCTAGCCCCGCCCGGACGCGTGCGCCGCTACTCCACCTTTGCCGCCCGTTGGGCAGCGCCGCCCTGGTGCAGGATGAGCTGGGCCACCTGGCCGCTGGTGTTTTTGGCAAATTCGACCTGCGCGGGCACCCCCTTCAGCGAAAAAAGCACGGGCGAGGCGGCTACGGTTTCAAACTCCGACTGTCCGGTAGCTTGCACGAAGAGCTGGCCCGCCCGCTCCCGCACCGTGATGCGGAAGCTCGGCGACAGCTCGTACACGCCCACGTAGGTACCAAGCACAGCGGCGCTCACGGCCACCGGCGCGCCGGCAGCAGCCGGCCCGGCCACAGACACTGGCGCCGCGGCCGGCTGGTGGTGCATAATGCGCAGCAGGCCGCGGCGCAGCTCACCCAGCGACTGGCTGTTGTGGTTATCGAGCAGCACAATCACCTGCTGGCTCTGGGGCACCCGCACCAGAAAGGAGCTGAAGCCGTTGATGCCGCCGTTGTGCTCTTGAATGAGTGAGGTGTCGGCCTCGGCCCCGATTTTAGCCTTGAACACCATCCAGCCATAAGCGTAGTTCTTGAGCACGGGCGTGAACAGCTGCTTCTTGCTGGCTTCCGTCAGCACTTTGCCTGCATCCAGCGCCTGGCTCCAGCGGTATAAGTCCGAAGCGGTGGAGGTGATGGCGCCGGCCGCGTAGGGCACCGTCAGGTCGATGGGCGGAGTGGGCACCAGGCCGTTGGGCGTGGCTTGGTAGCCGGCGGCGCGGCGCGGGTCGGCGGCTTCCACCACGTCTAGGGAAGTGGCTTTCAGCTTAAACGGCCGGGCAATGTTTTCTTGAAAAACCTGGGCGTAGGGCTTGCCGGTTACCCTTTCGATGATTGCTCCCAGCAACACGTAGTTTGAGTTGCTGTAGCGGTACTGGGTGCCGGGCGCAAACTCCAGCGGCAAACCCGAGAACAAAGCCACCAGCTGCGCGGGCTCTTGGTGGCTGCGCATCACGGCCGGGAAGGTGGGCAGGGCGGTGTAGTCGGGCAGGCCGGCGGTGTGCGACAATAGCTGGTGCACGGTAATCTGGCTGCCGGCGGGCTGGGGGTAGCTGGGGAGGTAATCGGCCACCTTGCCGTCGAGCCGGAGCTTGCCCTGCTCCGCCAGCTGCAGTACCAGCGCAGCCGTAAATTGCTTGGTGAGCGAGCCGATGCGAAACTTGGTTTCGGGCGTGTTCGGTGTGCCTTTGTCGCGGTTGGCCAAGCCGTAGCCTTTTTG
Proteins encoded in this region:
- a CDS encoding phosphosulfolactate synthase; its protein translation is MNYDLSQLPERTAKPREQGYTMVMDKGMSLREVEDFLEVSATYTDVVKLGWATSYVVPNLKQKLEIYRAAGIPVYFGGTLFEAFIIRNQFDDYRRLLDNFGMEYAEVSDGSIDLDHGRKCEYIRELSKSVRVLSEVGSKDAEKIIPPYKWISQMETELEAGAIKVIGEAREGGNVGLFRSTGEVRSGLVEEILTKIPSERILWEAPQKAQQVWFIKLLGTNVNLGNIAPNEVVSLETIRLGLRGDTFTHFLDMDAVDPMFHPAAKSTKPGTSMPRG
- a CDS encoding bestrophin family protein, with amino-acid sequence MIVYQGGDWWRALKHFHTSAVIRLLLKRVALVGLYGSAIAVISLDFHTMNVRIGREYLSILGILLSLLLVFRTNTAYDRYYEGRKVWGVLVSQCRGLAMEMNALLPREAKSSRRYFAALISNFPIALEGSLRNRVRFDKMEATPDIIDRLQKAENVASTIIAVLMESVEQLRQVQIFDPIHLINIKQHYLSMMSVNGTCERIKATPIPYSYSFFIKCYITVFIMIMPLVLVDSCGWWMVPITMIGAYAMLGLEMIGNEIENPFGYDSNDLPITQLSNKIRVSVHDLLGVELPAEKKALASVPYSVIH
- a CDS encoding serine hydrolase is translated as MKKAFRLRVACTGTLLLSLVANSILQAQPTAAAMAAPPATAATPAAPLAQQLDDYVRQYEKAGLFMGTVLVADQGKVVLQKGYGLANRDKGTPNTPETKFRIGSLTKQFTAALVLQLAEQGKLRLDGKVADYLPSYPQPAGSQITVHQLLSHTAGLPDYTALPTFPAVMRSHQEPAQLVALFSGLPLEFAPGTQYRYSNSNYVLLGAIIERVTGKPYAQVFQENIARPFKLKATSLDVVEAADPRRAAGYQATPNGLVPTPPIDLTVPYAAGAITSTASDLYRWSQALDAGKVLTEASKKQLFTPVLKNYAYGWMVFKAKIGAEADTSLIQEHNGGINGFSSFLVRVPQSQQVIVLLDNHNSQSLGELRRGLLRIMHHQPAAAPVSVAGPAAAGAPVAVSAAVLGTYVGVYELSPSFRITVRERAGQLFVQATGQSEFETVAASPVLFSLKGVPAQVEFAKNTSGQVAQLILHQGGAAQRAAKVE
- a CDS encoding T9SS type A sorting domain-containing protein, which encodes MPTTTGGSVYSETNALRDLISSVTSAGDYGVEVTFKANFGRSTVSDPAGTPYTAYFTVTGIPTPPPTVTANTITFDPNGVPPATSQNPNPTNSFETYNINPPTPNPFQGANLSASATGGAYDVNSGQLLLSGTSVTVTQAGPVNIASVVLYYRTRPLNGAAVSAFQPITLTETGSSTSTTKTFVLDPSQAGTGLSQPNLIATPAVTQAGTYVLEVYYQANGFNSATGNTVTITDPPTANTYYTANFTVSGTLAANTIWTGGFNDNWFDVRNWSNGVPNAGINALVRDLGVGNSVPYPNVNSDSRKTTAAGAVLYDNTNSGPARARNLVLGGTSQASRSICRLEQGQLQVYGDFSNIQDSFIQREGTIMEFAGTNQTISNGSFIRVDISGGGNKTLSGIMNISQSLNFLTGVSTGDQPAATNPYTAPNANAGVLSTNISNPGANVVILSDRGLVNSNNGAQLTGETDASFLYGFVRTSRVGVLVGETRTYGNMGMTLTFGDAANTNNPGIVEVTRNTVEAYSPVAGRFGIRRIFGVRPSDPQTTTGGLVAQMVFRYRDAETRNLNGPNTITPGTGSIPEPNLIIFLSTNSGNTFGAIGRDGAVDVANNTVTKTGVTNFATFTLGDQNNPLPVRLTAFDAKRLGNNALVTWQTATEENSKGYEVQSSTDGKEFRTVAYVPSAAPNSTKLTNYSYEDKTTYSAKTVYYRLHQLDLDGKDAYFGPRTVNFDGKAVAATLVAYPNPYDSNDELHLAVQSDEAGQGRLRITDMTGRTVREESIELSKGVSDMPVSGVKELKSGIYMVRVTLPSGAVQNLKVVKQ
- a CDS encoding TonB-dependent receptor domain-containing protein, with the protein product MKHTLLGLSLLATCASSAYAQTPATAPAPAATAPKLAAPKPLVLPDAPKGTGRLSGTVLDGATKKPVEFATVALLPPTGDTPIDGTVADEKGRFSLRGLAPGTYRLQLSFLGYAALTREVTVTSGTTDLGALSLAASAQQLGDVTVTGEKETVEVKPDRIVYNADRDLTNKGGVAADVLRKVPLLNVDLDGNVQLRGSSNIRVLINNKPSSILAGNLADALKQLPADQIASVEVITTPGAKYDGEGTAGIVNIILKKNNLQGVNGSVNAAAGNRSSNAGGSLNVRRGKVGVNTNLSSYLYYSPSASTSERTSFNGSPDNVISRLSQNGSGDNLGGGAYGRMSLDYDPAKNHSLTVGFSGSLNRNNSESEQINNFVNIAGPSPSQLFTRATEYTFNSSSYDVNGTYTRTFEGKPRREWSLLAQHSRNRNLQPYALNQYENQFTATGLPNYRESSDNLSRNLETTLQTDYTHPIGDKQSVEVGGKAILRRVLSDYQIQTATGTDAPFVVDQQRSNVFDYDQNVAAVYGTYGFPLGKKLNSRVGTRLERTDIVGRFQQNDITRFTSGYTSLLPNASVSYTRKPGNTLRLAYSKRIQRPNIYYLNPYENRVDKFNISKGDPTLDPEFTDSYELNYSTFVKGSVLNFSLFTRQTNNAIEAIRSRSGETTLTTYANVARNHTYGASVFGSFKPMPKWEVSGSTSFNYVVLRSGYLNTTNEGLMYNFNLNSTYKFTKTLSAQFYGGISSSRVQLQGRAAAWNYYSVGIKKTVLKEKGDLTLNADNFLTDRRDLNSNVSTPLFTLEQHNYIALRGIRLAFSYRFGKIEAAPPKQRRSIRNDDTKAGESQGGQQ
- a CDS encoding DedA family protein, with protein sequence MEIIKHFFDLLLHLDKTLVSVVHEYGSLTYLILFLIIFTETGVIVMPFLPGDSLLFVAGTLAAQPNPDTGHPLLNIWLLIPLLIAAAFIGDNLNYAVGDYLGPRVFREDFKFLNRKYLDQTQAFYAKHGGKTIIMARFVPIVRTFAPFVAGIGTMTYRYFASYSIAGAALWVISLTLAGYLFGNIPLVKNNFTLVIYGIILISVLPPLWSFVKSKLSPAPEANAR
- a CDS encoding shikimate dehydrogenase family protein codes for the protein MRQFGLIGRTLRHSFSQTYFTQKFYTLGLGDHEYELFELASVNELPGVLATHPDLVGLNVTVPYKESVMLYLDELAPSATRVGAVNVIERTAEGRLRGHNTDHVGFRESLRRFFPAQPEARALVLGTGGASKAVATALQDLGIAHWTVSRDPLAHGLTYADLTPELVAAHHLIINATPLGTFPHTDECPPLPYEALTEQHYLHDLVYNPAETLFMQKGKDAGAQVKNGFEMLCLQAEAAWEIWNTSLNED